From one Fusobacterium mortiferum ATCC 9817 genomic stretch:
- a CDS encoding tRNA lysidine(34) synthetase produces MEKEKNNSILKNIEGKGFGKTIWSPIGRAMHKYNMVEAGDRIAVGVSGGKDSMTTLNALVRVKKIAQIDFEIIPIHIHPNTDKASYEKIEKYCEELDLKLQVESTNLSDMLFGEKEVKNPCFLCGRIRRGILYRMMKEQNINKLALGHHKDDIIETFLMNVFYQGNMKMMKPSYVSEEYGVRVIRPLAYVEEADIIRYVKKQELPVVASDCPYETSENSKRLRVKNLIKELAQENKDVRSVVFNSIKEMLD; encoded by the coding sequence ATGGAGAAAGAGAAAAATAACTCTATCTTAAAAAATATCGAGGGAAAAGGATTTGGAAAAACTATCTGGAGTCCAATTGGAAGAGCTATGCACAAATACAATATGGTAGAAGCTGGAGATAGAATAGCAGTGGGAGTGTCTGGTGGAAAGGATAGTATGACTACTTTAAATGCTCTAGTTAGAGTAAAAAAAATAGCTCAGATAGATTTTGAGATTATACCTATTCATATACACCCTAATACTGATAAAGCTTCTTATGAAAAGATTGAAAAATATTGTGAAGAGTTAGATTTAAAATTACAGGTAGAGTCTACTAATCTAAGTGATATGTTATTTGGAGAAAAAGAGGTAAAAAATCCTTGCTTTCTATGTGGAAGAATAAGAAGAGGGATTCTCTATAGAATGATGAAGGAGCAAAATATAAATAAGCTTGCTTTAGGACATCATAAAGATGATATTATAGAAACTTTTCTTATGAATGTATTTTATCAAGGAAATATGAAGATGATGAAACCTAGCTATGTATCTGAAGAGTATGGAGTAAGAGTGATAAGACCTCTTGCCTATGTAGAAGAGGCAGATATCATAAGATATGTAAAGAAACAAGAACTTCCAGTAGTAGCTTCAGATTGTCCATATGAAACAAGTGAGAACTCAAAAAGATTGAGAGTAAAAAATCTTATAAAAGAATTAGCACAGGAAAATAAAGATGTTAGAAGTGTTGTTTTCAACAGTATAAAAGAGATGTTAGATTAA
- the aroB gene encoding 3-dehydroquinate synthase: MNIIDVKTSSGEYPIILGCNIISELKKYTIPYDKILILSNEDIGDIYFEKLLWELNDERIKTFTIPEGEKFKNLETVSTIYDFMAKENFSRKSLIISLGGGVVCDMGGFVGATYMRGIDFIQVPTSLLAQVDASIGGKTAVDHTRGKNLIGVFKQPKAVLIDVEFLKTLPKEQFSSGMAEVIKHSLLLENRDYFRFLMERREEILSLESSSLIEMIKKSCEIKREIVEKDEFELGERASLNLGHTYGHSLEKLFNFENITHGEAVAKGIVFELELSNILNGIEDEFINEIKDIFRSYGLNSNPIYYPEKILLDVMKKDKKNSFDKINFILFDKNKKVYKDSVEVKNILEVNNLFSSRYIKGIIDIGTNSCRLFLAQVYEDREIKIEKEISKDVEIVKLGEDVNKNGYLKKEAIKRTIDCLKKYKEKADKFGASKVIAFATSATRDSQNREEFLSQVRDIGIDIRCIAGEREAQLNFLGNSIVFKDRILVLDIGGGSTEFTLGENGNIEFTKSINIGAVRGTERFFPEQNYTEENIEECRNWIKEMVSGVKFLKDDNFTLVGVAGTATTQISVQKQMEIYDSSEVHLSKINLDELRQNLQLFLSCDGKKRKEIVGLEAKRADVIIAGTIILIAIMEELGVDSMVVSESDNLNGAMISKEI; the protein is encoded by the coding sequence ATGAATATAATAGATGTAAAAACTTCAAGTGGAGAGTATCCTATAATTTTAGGATGTAATATAATATCAGAATTAAAAAAATATACAATACCCTATGACAAGATATTGATTTTATCAAATGAAGATATTGGAGATATATATTTTGAAAAACTACTGTGGGAATTGAATGATGAGAGAATAAAAACTTTTACAATACCAGAGGGTGAAAAATTTAAAAATTTAGAAACAGTTTCAACTATTTATGATTTTATGGCAAAAGAAAATTTTTCAAGAAAATCTTTGATTATCTCTCTAGGTGGAGGAGTAGTCTGTGATATGGGAGGATTTGTAGGGGCTACCTATATGAGAGGGATAGATTTTATACAGGTACCAACTTCGCTTCTTGCTCAAGTTGATGCAAGTATAGGAGGGAAGACAGCAGTAGATCATACCAGAGGAAAAAATCTTATAGGGGTATTTAAACAACCTAAAGCTGTATTAATAGATGTAGAATTTTTAAAAACTCTTCCTAAAGAGCAGTTTTCTTCTGGAATGGCTGAGGTAATTAAACACTCTCTTCTATTGGAGAATAGAGATTACTTTAGATTTTTAATGGAGAGAAGAGAGGAAATTTTATCTTTGGAAAGTAGCTCATTAATAGAGATGATAAAAAAATCTTGTGAGATAAAGAGAGAAATTGTAGAAAAAGATGAGTTTGAGTTAGGAGAGAGAGCCTCATTAAATTTAGGACATACTTATGGGCACTCTTTAGAAAAACTTTTTAATTTTGAAAATATAACTCATGGGGAGGCAGTAGCTAAGGGAATAGTTTTTGAGTTGGAGCTATCTAATATTTTAAATGGAATAGAAGATGAATTTATCAATGAGATAAAAGATATTTTTAGAAGTTATGGTTTAAATTCAAATCCGATCTATTATCCTGAGAAAATATTGTTAGACGTTATGAAAAAAGATAAGAAAAACTCTTTTGATAAGATAAACTTTATTCTTTTTGACAAAAATAAAAAAGTGTATAAAGATAGCGTTGAGGTAAAAAATATTTTAGAAGTAAATAATCTATTTTCTTCTAGATATATAAAGGGAATTATTGATATTGGAACTAATTCTTGTAGATTATTTTTAGCACAGGTATATGAAGATAGAGAGATAAAGATAGAAAAAGAGATTTCTAAAGATGTAGAGATAGTAAAATTAGGAGAAGATGTAAATAAAAACGGATATCTAAAAAAAGAAGCTATTAAAAGAACCATAGATTGTTTGAAAAAATATAAGGAGAAGGCTGATAAGTTTGGAGCTAGTAAAGTAATAGCTTTTGCTACTTCTGCTACTAGAGATTCTCAAAATAGAGAGGAGTTTTTATCTCAAGTGAGAGATATAGGAATAGATATAAGATGTATAGCTGGAGAAAGAGAGGCTCAACTTAATTTTTTAGGAAACTCAATAGTCTTCAAAGATAGAATTTTGGTTTTAGATATTGGTGGTGGAAGTACAGAGTTTACTCTAGGAGAAAATGGAAATATAGAGTTTACTAAAAGTATAAATATTGGAGCTGTAAGAGGAACAGAGAGATTTTTTCCAGAGCAAAACTATACAGAAGAGAATATAGAAGAGTGTAGAAATTGGATAAAAGAGATGGTATCTGGGGTAAAATTTTTAAAAGATGATAATTTTACTTTAGTGGGGGTAGCAGGAACAGCTACTACTCAAATCTCTGTACAGAAGCAGATGGAGATTTATGATAGTTCAGAGGTACATCTTTCAAAAATAAATTTAGATGAACTTAGACAAAACCTACAATTATTTTTATCTTGTGATGGTAAAAAAAGAAAGGAGATTGTAGGTTTAGAAGCTAAAAGAGCTGATGTGATAATAGCTGGCACTATAATCTTGATAGCTATTATGGAGGAATTAGGGGTAGATAGTATGGTTGTATCAGAGTCAGATAATCTAAATGGAGCGATGATAAGTAAAGAGATATAA
- the htpX gene encoding zinc metalloprotease HtpX: MNTLKTFVLMGVLTFILLLLGNAIGGQNGIFIALIMAGFMNFFSYWYSDKIVLSMYGAQPVDKNTHLYQLVEKLAKSADLPMPKVYIINEAQPNAFATGRNPKNAAVAVTRGLMDLVDDYELAGVIGHELGHVHNKDILISTVAATMAGAIAFLANMAKWAAIFGNHRDDEDGGSNPIALIGIAIFAPLAAMLVQMAISRTREYKADRFGAKVSGNPLYLANALRKLDMYSRRIPMPNAAPATENMFIVSPLAGSKMANLFSTHPSTEDRIRKLEEMRYE, translated from the coding sequence ATGAATACATTAAAAACATTTGTACTCATGGGAGTACTGACATTTATACTTTTATTACTTGGTAATGCTATTGGTGGGCAAAATGGAATATTTATAGCTCTAATAATGGCAGGTTTTATGAACTTTTTCTCTTACTGGTATAGTGATAAAATTGTTTTATCTATGTATGGTGCTCAACCTGTGGATAAAAATACTCATCTTTATCAATTGGTAGAGAAATTAGCTAAGAGTGCTGACCTTCCTATGCCAAAAGTATATATTATAAATGAAGCTCAACCAAATGCTTTTGCTACTGGTAGAAATCCTAAAAACGCAGCAGTAGCTGTAACTAGAGGACTTATGGATTTAGTTGATGACTATGAATTAGCTGGAGTAATTGGACATGAGCTAGGACACGTACATAATAAAGATATTCTAATTAGTACAGTTGCTGCTACTATGGCTGGAGCTATTGCCTTTTTAGCAAATATGGCTAAATGGGCAGCTATCTTTGGAAACCATAGAGATGATGAAGATGGTGGTAGCAATCCAATAGCTCTAATTGGTATAGCAATTTTTGCTCCATTAGCAGCTATGTTAGTACAGATGGCTATCTCTAGAACAAGAGAGTATAAAGCAGATAGATTTGGAGCTAAAGTCAGTGGAAACCCACTATATCTAGCTAATGCTTTGAGAAAATTGGATATGTACAGCAGAAGAATTCCTATGCCTAATGCTGCTCCAGCAACTGAAAATATGTTTATTGTAAGTCCACTAGCTGGAAGTAAAATGGCTAATCTTTTTAGTACACATCCATCTACTGAAGATAGAATAAGAAAATTAGAAGAAATGAGATATGAATAG
- a CDS encoding YihY/virulence factor BrkB family protein, with protein sequence MKLTSLIDSYKEIISQGKLNNIISVSKKALESYKRANSGLWVTSLCFYTILSLVPIFAILFSLGTWFGVADYLLVKLREYSPLNEESINLLITFAQNFLENTRTGILAGIGFLFLGWTLISMFAIIEKAFNDIWRVEKSRMLLRKITDYISFFILFPTLMVISSGIVKIIGNRIGMENLILTIFIKFVPFLTLLFFFTIMYMLIPNTKVRFIPALISAMFIAMFFSGFQSLFLLLQDMVNAYNKIYGSFSVIFIFLFWLKIMWFFIILGSHLCYFLQNRELHLFTKGAEDVNFKIKEYTAVIVMKELIERYYSNLSPLSINEIVKKYDIPYEVVKHILEIFISDELVGEIGDKDEKNYVIIKNIDTISFKTVFKSLENYGEKINFKNSDELESLLDCVREKNFKFSFKEYIEKN encoded by the coding sequence ATGAAATTAACTTCACTTATAGATTCATACAAAGAGATAATATCCCAAGGTAAATTAAATAATATAATCAGTGTCAGTAAAAAAGCATTAGAAAGTTATAAGAGAGCTAACTCAGGTCTTTGGGTTACCTCTCTTTGTTTCTATACAATACTATCTCTTGTTCCTATTTTTGCTATCCTTTTTAGCTTAGGAACTTGGTTTGGAGTTGCTGACTATCTACTTGTAAAGTTAAGAGAGTACTCTCCACTAAATGAAGAATCTATAAATCTTCTAATTACCTTTGCTCAAAATTTTTTAGAAAATACGAGAACAGGAATTTTAGCAGGGATAGGATTTCTATTTTTAGGTTGGACTCTGATATCTATGTTTGCAATTATTGAAAAAGCCTTTAACGATATTTGGAGAGTAGAAAAATCTAGAATGCTTTTAAGAAAAATTACTGACTATATCTCATTTTTTATATTATTTCCTACCTTAATGGTTATCTCTAGTGGGATTGTTAAAATAATTGGAAATAGAATTGGAATGGAAAATTTAATCCTTACTATCTTTATTAAATTTGTTCCTTTCTTAACTCTACTTTTCTTTTTTACAATTATGTATATGCTCATCCCAAATACTAAGGTGAGATTTATTCCAGCACTTATATCTGCTATGTTTATAGCTATGTTTTTCTCTGGATTTCAATCTCTATTCCTTCTGTTACAAGATATGGTAAATGCTTACAATAAAATTTATGGTAGTTTCTCTGTAATATTTATCTTTCTTTTTTGGTTAAAAATAATGTGGTTTTTTATTATACTAGGTTCTCATCTTTGTTATTTTTTACAAAACAGAGAGCTACATCTATTTACTAAGGGAGCAGAGGATGTAAACTTTAAAATAAAAGAGTATACTGCTGTAATTGTAATGAAAGAGTTAATAGAAAGATATTATAGTAACCTCTCTCCTCTTAGTATCAATGAGATTGTAAAAAAATATGATATTCCTTATGAAGTAGTAAAGCATATTTTGGAAATATTTATCTCTGATGAATTAGTTGGAGAAATTGGAGATAAAGATGAGAAAAACTATGTGATTATAAAAAATATTGATACTATCTCTTTTAAAACAGTTTTTAAATCTCTTGAAAATTACGGAGAGAAAATAAACTTTAAAAATAGTGATGAATTAGAATCTCTTTTAGATTGTGTTAGAGAGAAAAATTTTAAATTTTCTTTTAAAGAATATA
- the selD gene encoding selenide, water dikinase SelD: protein MGPEVLSEILHDLPSVEDKNLIVGFEKSDDAAVYKLTEDLAIIQTLDFFTPMTDDPYIFGQIAAANSLSDVYAMGGQPKTAMNIVCFPQKMDIKILGEILRGGAEKVMEAGAVLSGGHSIHDPEVKYGLSVTGIAHPDKILKNHGCENGDILICTKKLGTGIVTTASKVNLASKEAIDESVKQMTTLNKYAAEIIVNYPITACTDITGFGFLGHAYEMAKGSDKTLVFEGDFIPYIADAKEYAKEFLITTGGQQNRNFIGRDIDFGKNPLWLQEIMFDPQTSGGLLFSVKKEQVGALMKEFQEKNIDAYIIGSVEEKKEKYLIVR from the coding sequence ATAGGACCAGAGGTTCTTTCAGAAATATTACATGATCTTCCGAGTGTGGAGGATAAAAATTTAATAGTAGGATTTGAAAAATCAGATGATGCTGCTGTATATAAATTAACTGAAGATTTAGCAATTATACAGACATTGGATTTTTTTACTCCTATGACAGATGACCCATATATTTTTGGACAGATAGCTGCGGCAAATTCACTAAGTGATGTGTATGCTATGGGGGGACAACCTAAGACAGCTATGAATATAGTATGTTTTCCACAAAAGATGGATATAAAAATATTGGGGGAGATATTGAGAGGTGGAGCTGAAAAGGTAATGGAAGCTGGAGCTGTTCTAAGTGGTGGACACTCTATACATGATCCAGAGGTAAAGTATGGGCTTTCAGTAACAGGAATAGCACACCCAGATAAGATTTTAAAAAATCATGGTTGTGAAAATGGAGATATCTTAATATGTACTAAAAAGCTTGGAACAGGGATAGTTACAACTGCATCAAAGGTAAATCTTGCAAGTAAAGAGGCAATAGATGAGTCTGTAAAACAGATGACAACTTTGAATAAATACGCTGCTGAGATAATTGTAAATTATCCTATTACAGCTTGTACAGATATAACTGGATTTGGTTTTTTAGGACATGCATATGAGATGGCAAAAGGTTCTGATAAAACATTGGTATTTGAGGGAGATTTTATTCCATATATAGCAGATGCTAAAGAGTACGCTAAAGAGTTTTTAATAACTACTGGTGGACAACAAAATAGAAATTTTATAGGTAGAGATATAGATTTTGGAAAAAATCCTCTTTGGTTACAAGAGATAATGTTTGACCCACAAACTTCAGGTGGACTTTTATTCTCTGTAAAAAAAGAGCAAGTGGGAGCTCTTATGAAAGAGTTTCAAGAAAAGAATATAGATGCCTATATAATAGGTTCTGTTGAAGAGAAAAAAGAGAAATATTTAATTGTGAGGTAG
- the yedF gene encoding sulfurtransferase-like selenium metabolism protein YedF gives MVKVDAIGQVCPVPIIMTKNALKDIEEGQVEVSVDNRISLENLQKMSKEMGYDYTVEESGDIFKIVINKMRESVELRESEENTVVVIDSLHMGKGDVELGRILMKGFIYTLSEIEELPKTILFYNEGVKLAIEGAESLQDLKSLEERGVEILSCGTCLNFYGITEKLRVGSVTNMYTILERQMKATRVIKP, from the coding sequence ATGGTAAAAGTAGATGCTATTGGGCAAGTGTGTCCAGTACCAATTATAATGACAAAAAATGCTTTAAAGGATATAGAGGAAGGACAGGTAGAGGTATCTGTTGATAATAGAATCTCATTAGAAAATCTACAGAAGATGTCAAAAGAGATGGGGTATGACTATACAGTAGAAGAGAGTGGAGATATTTTTAAAATTGTAATCAATAAGATGAGAGAGAGCGTAGAGCTAAGAGAGAGTGAAGAAAATACAGTTGTAGTTATAGATTCTTTACATATGGGTAAAGGAGATGTAGAGTTAGGAAGAATACTTATGAAAGGATTTATTTATACACTCTCTGAGATAGAGGAACTACCTAAAACAATTCTTTTCTATAATGAAGGAGTTAAACTTGCAATAGAGGGAGCAGAGAGTTTACAAGATTTAAAATCTTTAGAAGAGAGAGGAGTAGAGATTCTATCTTGTGGAACTTGCTTGAATTTCTATGGAATAACTGAAAAATTAAGAGTAGGAAGTGTTACTAATATGTATACTATCCTTGAAAGACAGATGAAGGCAACAAGGGTGATTAAACCATAA
- a CDS encoding response regulator transcription factor, giving the protein MNILVVQREKKQAEYVAKGLKESGYIVEYTDNLEEAYHLCELISYDLAIVDTLISNKSGLDFCKNLREINKDMGVIFLSSDTDINIKVKAFECGGDDYITKPFIFIELLARIQAIVRRLQKKESSLSNILKVRDLKLDYLTREVYRGEKKIDLTSKEFALLEYFMRNRNIVLTRTVLKEQIWGIDFISDTNIVDVYVTYLRNKIDRGYDSKFFYTVRGAGYILK; this is encoded by the coding sequence ATGAATATTCTCGTGGTACAAAGGGAGAAAAAGCAGGCTGAATATGTAGCTAAGGGACTTAAGGAATCTGGATATATAGTGGAATATACTGATAATTTAGAGGAGGCTTATCATCTGTGTGAACTGATCTCCTATGATTTAGCAATAGTTGATACACTCATCTCTAATAAATCAGGATTGGATTTTTGTAAAAATTTAAGAGAGATAAATAAAGATATGGGAGTTATATTTTTATCATCTGATACAGATATTAATATAAAAGTAAAAGCTTTTGAATGTGGAGGAGATGATTATATTACTAAACCTTTTATCTTTATAGAGCTTTTAGCTAGAATTCAAGCTATTGTAAGGAGATTACAAAAAAAAGAGAGCAGCTTAAGTAATATTCTTAAAGTTAGAGATTTAAAATTAGATTATCTTACAAGAGAGGTGTATAGAGGAGAGAAAAAAATAGACTTAACCTCTAAAGAGTTTGCTCTATTGGAATATTTTATGAGAAATAGAAATATTGTACTTACTCGTACAGTTTTAAAAGAGCAGATATGGGGTATAGATTTTATCTCTGATACAAATATTGTGGATGTCTATGTTACATATCTTAGAAATAAAATAGATAGAGGGTATGATAGCAAGTTTTTTTATACAGTAAGAGGTGCAGGTTATATTTTAAAATAA
- a CDS encoding tRNA lysidine(34) synthetase, which translates to MSKGELALESIRTTYRKKIWSKFIKAVKDFELIEDGDRIAVGVSGGKDSLLLCKLFQELKKDRSKNFEVAFISMNPGFGAMDMEQFKKNLEELDIPCEIFDANVWEVAFREDPEGPCFLCAKMRRGVLYNKVEELGYNKLALGHHFDDVVETTMINMFYAGTVKTMIPKVSSTSGKMAVIRPLVYIKEKDIIAYTQRNEIKAMSCGCPIESGKVDSKRKEIKNLLAEIEKANPNVKQSIFNSMKNINIDYVMGYTRGNKNKGDM; encoded by the coding sequence ATGAGCAAAGGAGAATTAGCTTTAGAGAGCATTAGAACTACATATAGAAAGAAAATTTGGAGTAAATTTATAAAGGCAGTAAAGGATTTTGAACTGATAGAAGATGGAGATAGAATAGCAGTAGGAGTATCTGGAGGAAAGGACAGTCTACTTCTATGTAAGCTTTTTCAAGAGTTAAAAAAGGATAGAAGTAAAAATTTTGAGGTAGCTTTTATATCAATGAATCCAGGATTTGGAGCTATGGATATGGAGCAATTTAAAAAGAATCTTGAGGAGCTAGATATCCCTTGTGAGATATTTGATGCTAATGTATGGGAAGTAGCTTTTAGAGAGGACCCAGAGGGACCTTGCTTTTTGTGTGCTAAGATGAGAAGAGGAGTACTGTACAATAAAGTGGAGGAGCTAGGATATAATAAGCTTGCTTTGGGACATCATTTTGATGATGTGGTAGAAACTACTATGATAAATATGTTTTATGCAGGAACTGTAAAAACAATGATACCAAAGGTTAGTTCTACAAGTGGAAAGATGGCTGTAATAAGACCTCTTGTCTATATCAAGGAAAAAGATATAATAGCCTATACACAAAGAAATGAGATAAAGGCTATGAGCTGTGGTTGTCCTATTGAATCTGGAAAAGTAGATTCTAAAAGAAAAGAGATAAAAAATCTTTTAGCTGAGATAGAAAAAGCTAATCCCAATGTAAAACAAAGTATATTTAACTCTATGAAAAATATAAATATAGATTATGTAATGGGATATACTAGAGGAAATAAAAATAAAGGAGATATGTAA
- a CDS encoding DUF3343 domain-containing protein: protein MKVEKFLLLVSDSTHYVMKLEKLLQNSQICCRIIPLPREVSAGCGLSIRAELSDKEIIEKILKDNEIEVTKYLIEKEGLKKRVEKI, encoded by the coding sequence ATGAAAGTTGAAAAGTTTCTATTATTAGTTTCAGACTCTACTCATTATGTGATGAAATTAGAAAAACTCTTGCAAAATTCTCAAATATGTTGTAGAATAATACCGTTGCCTAGAGAGGTAAGTGCTGGGTGTGGTCTTTCTATTAGGGCAGAGCTTTCTGACAAAGAGATAATTGAAAAAATCTTAAAAGATAATGAGATTGAAGTAACTAAGTATCTTATAGAAAAAGAGGGGCTTAAGAAGAGAGTAGAGAAAATTTAA
- the selB gene encoding selenocysteine-specific translation elongation factor, which yields MRDIVVGMAGHIDHGKTTVVKYLTGVDTDTLPEEKSRGMTINLGFTQIKFDDGSRVGLIDVPGHEKFIKNMSAGVSGVDYLLMVIACDDGIMPQTEEHFQILKLFGVKKGMILLTKRDLVDEKRYEEVKKQCREYFKGSFLENSPLLPLSITDIESYNTLKNLLKDELKKIDLEEKERYFRMDIDRVFSVKGFGCVVTGTVKSGKISVGDTLTIYPQNKMVKVKGLESHGEKKDSIGTGNRCAINLAGIESSEIKRGDIIGKSLLTGDKIECKLTLLENSPKIKNNHRIRLNIGTDEIIGRVKIYEKNYILAGEIAFVQIDLEEILGGVLKERGVVRNYSPISTIGGIELLDFSKKEFNRKDTKQIELLKVLSQEDNEKKVEELIKIDRELENIFSLFGEEISLENLIETKKVFLLDKKYIHRDTLLEKISIIVDELEKFYSENRLVRGILKSQIKERYFKNYSLKYYNKFFDLDLVKEKITVVDELVALKEFKIRLNKEEKNMKEEIFSYYKEQKFNLKPYSYYLEVTKDKNLFEQVHRYMVEEGFIQYLEEEYYILNGYLKESTKLITNFLEKNRKIQVKEAKEVLNNSRDSSILILRKLDTLKVTKNIDGVRVLIK from the coding sequence GTGAGAGATATAGTAGTGGGAATGGCAGGACATATAGATCACGGAAAAACAACAGTAGTAAAATATCTTACAGGAGTGGATACCGATACATTACCAGAGGAAAAATCTAGAGGAATGACAATAAATTTAGGATTTACTCAGATAAAGTTTGACGATGGAAGTAGAGTTGGACTTATAGATGTACCTGGGCATGAAAAATTTATAAAAAATATGAGTGCAGGGGTTTCAGGTGTGGATTATCTGCTTATGGTGATAGCTTGTGATGATGGAATTATGCCACAGACAGAAGAACATTTCCAGATATTAAAACTCTTTGGTGTAAAAAAAGGAATGATACTTCTTACAAAGAGAGATTTAGTAGATGAGAAGAGATATGAAGAGGTAAAAAAACAGTGTAGAGAGTATTTTAAGGGTAGTTTTTTAGAAAACTCTCCTCTTCTCCCTCTTTCAATAACCGATATTGAAAGTTATAACACTCTTAAAAATTTATTGAAAGATGAGTTAAAAAAAATAGATTTAGAAGAGAAAGAGAGATACTTTCGAATGGATATAGATAGGGTATTTTCTGTAAAAGGTTTTGGTTGTGTAGTAACAGGAACAGTAAAAAGTGGAAAGATAAGCGTAGGAGATACTCTTACAATCTATCCTCAAAATAAAATGGTAAAGGTAAAAGGTTTAGAGTCTCACGGAGAAAAAAAGGATAGTATAGGAACAGGAAATAGATGTGCTATAAATCTAGCTGGAATAGAAAGTAGTGAGATAAAAAGAGGGGATATTATAGGAAAATCTCTTTTAACAGGAGATAAAATAGAGTGTAAATTAACTCTTTTAGAGAACTCTCCTAAGATAAAAAATAATCATAGGATAAGATTAAATATTGGAACTGATGAGATAATAGGAAGAGTAAAAATTTATGAAAAAAATTATATTTTAGCTGGAGAAATAGCTTTTGTACAAATAGATTTAGAAGAGATACTAGGGGGAGTATTAAAAGAGAGAGGAGTAGTTAGAAATTACTCTCCAATATCTACAATTGGTGGAATAGAGCTTCTGGATTTTTCTAAAAAAGAGTTTAATAGAAAAGATACAAAGCAGATAGAATTACTTAAGGTGTTATCTCAAGAGGACAATGAAAAAAAAGTAGAAGAGTTAATAAAAATTGATAGAGAGTTAGAGAATATTTTTTCTCTTTTTGGGGAGGAAATTTCCTTAGAAAATCTCATTGAAACTAAGAAGGTTTTTCTTTTGGATAAAAAATATATTCATAGAGATACACTCTTAGAAAAAATTTCTATAATAGTAGATGAGTTAGAAAAATTTTATAGTGAGAATAGATTAGTGAGAGGAATTTTAAAATCTCAAATAAAAGAGAGATATTTTAAAAATTACTCATTAAAATATTATAATAAATTTTTTGATTTAGATTTAGTAAAAGAGAAGATAACAGTAGTAGATGAGCTAGTAGCTTTAAAAGAGTTTAAAATAAGATTAAATAAAGAGGAAAAAAATATGAAAGAGGAGATTTTCTCCTATTATAAAGAGCAAAAATTTAATTTGAAACCTTATTCCTACTACTTGGAAGTTACTAAAGATAAAAATTTATTTGAACAAGTGCATAGATATATGGTTGAAGAGGGATTTATTCAATATTTAGAAGAGGAGTACTATATATTAAATGGATATTTAAAAGAGAGTACAAAGCTTATTACAAATTTTCTTGAAAAAAATAGGAAAATACAAGTGAAAGAGGCAAAAGAGGTATTGAATAATAGTAGAGATAGTAGTATACTTATCTTAAGGAAATTAGATACTCTAAAGGTAACTAAAAATATAGATGGAGTCAGAGTATTGATAAAATAG